The following proteins come from a genomic window of Streptomyces liliiviolaceus:
- a CDS encoding TetR/AcrR family transcriptional regulator has translation MAASLTRAEKARRTRSRMTDTAARLFTEHGWTATTVEDIARAAEVGVQTVYFTFGTKRALLKEVLDIAVAGDPDPLATLQRPWARAVVDEPDPAAQLRLQAAGACDILRRAAPLLEVVRSAAPSEPELAQLWQTNLEQRHTVQLRFAEALVPKTAAGLRDGHDAASAADIALTVLGPETYTPLTAGRGWTPERWQHWSADCLVRQLLP, from the coding sequence GTGGCAGCGTCCCTGACGCGGGCCGAGAAGGCCCGCCGCACCCGGTCGCGCATGACCGACACGGCCGCCCGGCTGTTCACCGAACACGGCTGGACGGCGACCACCGTCGAGGACATCGCCCGCGCCGCCGAAGTCGGCGTCCAGACCGTCTACTTCACGTTCGGCACCAAACGCGCCCTGCTCAAAGAGGTCCTGGACATCGCCGTCGCCGGCGACCCGGACCCGCTGGCCACTCTTCAGCGTCCCTGGGCCCGCGCCGTCGTGGACGAGCCCGACCCGGCCGCGCAGCTCCGCCTCCAGGCCGCGGGCGCCTGCGACATCCTGCGCCGCGCCGCGCCGCTGCTGGAGGTGGTGCGCAGCGCGGCCCCCTCAGAGCCGGAACTCGCCCAGCTCTGGCAGACCAACCTCGAACAGCGGCACACGGTGCAACTCCGCTTCGCCGAGGCCCTCGTGCCCAAGACCGCGGCCGGGCTGCGCGACGGCCACGACGCCGCGTCGGCCGCCGACATCGCGCTGACCGTGCTCGGCCCGGAGACCTACACCCCGCTCACGGCGGGGCGCGGCTGGACACCGGAACGCTGGCAGCACTGGTCCGCGGACTGCCTGGTGCGTCAACTGCTGCCCTGA
- a CDS encoding PQQ-dependent sugar dehydrogenase → MKVRTRSSAIVGTLCLVASLALTTASADESVSPGRDGSVVLTALTTAQSPTAGAPGPDGTVWIAERAGTVRTLGAQGLGEPVLDVSDETTTDGERGLLGIAFDKEFTHFYISFTNLEGTSTVDEFAVQDGRIQPDTRRTVLTQTQPYANHNGGDIKFGPDGYLYIALGDGGSGGDPHKNGQNLDTLLGKLLRIDPKGGEPYAIPPDNPFVDDPNAKDEIWAYGLRNPWRFSFDEGTGDLLIGDVGQSDWEEIDWAPADSDGGENYGWSQMEGNHPFRGGTEPANHVPPVHEYDRTGLGCSVTGGYVYRGDEIPDLKGQYVFSDYCDGTVRTLQLENGKVTGVSDLGVNAGEVVSFVQSGDRELYLLASNGSIFRLDPA, encoded by the coding sequence GTGAAAGTTCGCACCAGAAGCTCGGCTATCGTCGGCACCCTCTGCCTCGTCGCCTCCCTGGCCCTGACCACAGCGTCCGCCGATGAATCCGTATCACCAGGTCGGGACGGGTCGGTCGTGCTCACGGCACTGACCACGGCCCAGAGTCCGACCGCCGGCGCTCCCGGCCCCGACGGCACGGTCTGGATAGCCGAACGTGCCGGAACCGTAAGGACGTTGGGTGCTCAGGGCCTCGGCGAACCCGTCCTCGACGTGTCCGACGAGACCACGACCGACGGTGAACGAGGCCTGCTGGGCATCGCCTTCGACAAGGAGTTCACGCACTTCTACATCTCGTTCACGAACCTCGAAGGCACCAGCACGGTCGACGAGTTCGCCGTCCAGGACGGCAGGATCCAGCCGGACACCCGGCGTACGGTCCTCACCCAGACCCAGCCCTACGCGAACCACAACGGCGGCGACATCAAGTTCGGCCCCGACGGATACCTCTACATCGCGCTCGGTGACGGCGGCTCAGGCGGCGACCCCCACAAGAACGGGCAGAACCTCGACACACTGCTCGGCAAGCTGCTGCGGATCGATCCGAAGGGCGGCGAGCCGTACGCGATTCCGCCGGACAACCCGTTCGTGGACGACCCGAACGCGAAGGACGAGATCTGGGCGTACGGGCTGCGCAACCCGTGGCGGTTCTCCTTCGACGAGGGCACGGGTGATCTGCTGATCGGTGACGTCGGGCAGAGTGACTGGGAAGAGATCGACTGGGCCCCGGCCGACAGCGACGGCGGCGAGAACTACGGCTGGTCCCAGATGGAGGGCAACCACCCCTTCCGGGGCGGCACGGAGCCCGCGAACCACGTACCGCCGGTGCACGAGTACGACCGCACCGGCCTGGGCTGCTCGGTGACCGGCGGATACGTCTATCGCGGCGACGAGATCCCGGACCTCAAGGGGCAGTACGTCTTCAGCGACTACTGCGACGGAACCGTCCGCACGCTGCAGCTGGAGAACGGCAAGGTCACCGGTGTGAGCGACCTCGGAGTCAACGCCGGCGAAGTGGTCTCGTTCGTCCAGAGCGGAGACAGGGAGCTGTATCTGCTCGCCAGCAACGGCAGCATCTTCCGCCTCGACCCCGCGTAA
- a CDS encoding S1 family peptidase gives MRRLHTCLAMLTTAMTAVVSLLFGTVPSATALQLTTIRGGTVLYAATGAQCVVGFNATGNGVFYGVMVGHCSGTHTTTWYADAARTVQVGVTAGASFPIDDYGVVRYTSSLLNLPGDIALGGGVYQDITGVASPAVGQSLCHVGRTSGVHCGKVTAVNATVNYSEGTVYGLVRSTTCAEAGDTGAPAYSGTLAVGFLVGAGGNCTSGGVSYHQPVAEVMSHFGLTVY, from the coding sequence GTGAGACGTCTGCACACCTGCCTGGCGATGCTGACCACAGCCATGACGGCCGTGGTCAGCCTGCTCTTCGGCACCGTTCCGTCCGCCACCGCCCTGCAACTGACGACGATCCGGGGCGGCACCGTCCTCTACGCGGCCACCGGCGCACAGTGTGTCGTCGGCTTCAACGCGACGGGCAACGGCGTCTTCTACGGCGTGATGGTCGGCCACTGCTCGGGCACCCACACCACCACCTGGTACGCCGATGCCGCCCGCACCGTGCAGGTCGGAGTCACCGCCGGCGCCTCATTCCCCATCGACGACTACGGAGTGGTCCGTTACACATCGAGCCTGCTGAACCTGCCCGGTGACATCGCGCTGGGCGGGGGTGTCTACCAGGACATCACCGGGGTGGCGAGCCCGGCGGTCGGGCAGTCGCTCTGCCATGTCGGTCGCACCAGCGGGGTCCACTGCGGGAAGGTGACCGCGGTCAACGCCACGGTCAACTACTCCGAGGGCACCGTCTACGGTCTGGTCCGGTCCACCACGTGTGCGGAGGCCGGCGACACGGGGGCTCCGGCGTACTCCGGCACCCTGGCTGTCGGCTTCCTGGTCGGAGCCGGCGGCAACTGCACCTCCGGCGGGGTCTCTTACCATCAGCCCGTCGCGGAGGTGATGTCCCACTTCGGCCTCACCGTGTACTGA
- a CDS encoding siderophore-interacting protein: protein MATLLSPLLDLLTLQGTVTETEPVAARFRRLRIEGEALSGLTVRPGQQVRVMVGDGLTLRTYSIWRYDPEGAVELCVLDHSGGGPGARWGSSATVGDRVRLRKPEGTFTLRPDAAHHVFVGDETASVAFGAMLGALPDGARISGCVETETAADRLPLPYADRLNWITRSGTSLPDAVRDLAPEPGGIAYVAGEARTVQHVRQVLVREAGWDRRAVLTKPFWAPGKRGLE, encoded by the coding sequence ATGGCCACCCTGCTCTCGCCCCTCCTGGACCTGCTGACGCTTCAGGGCACGGTCACCGAGACCGAACCCGTCGCCGCCCGGTTTCGTCGCCTTCGCATCGAGGGCGAGGCCCTGTCCGGGCTGACCGTCCGCCCCGGACAGCAGGTGAGGGTCATGGTCGGCGACGGGCTGACGCTGCGCACGTACTCGATCTGGCGCTACGACCCCGAGGGCGCCGTCGAGTTGTGCGTACTGGATCACTCTGGAGGCGGCCCCGGGGCACGGTGGGGAAGCAGCGCCACAGTCGGCGACCGGGTCCGACTGCGCAAGCCGGAAGGGACGTTCACGCTGCGGCCCGACGCCGCGCACCACGTGTTCGTCGGGGACGAGACGGCGTCGGTCGCCTTCGGCGCGATGCTGGGCGCACTGCCCGACGGGGCGCGCATCTCCGGCTGCGTCGAAACGGAGACGGCTGCCGACCGGCTCCCCCTGCCGTACGCGGACCGCCTCAACTGGATTACCAGGAGCGGCACTTCACTCCCGGACGCGGTGCGTGACCTCGCCCCTGAGCCGGGCGGGATCGCGTACGTCGCCGGGGAGGCACGGACCGTGCAGCACGTGCGGCAGGTGCTCGTGCGCGAGGCCGGCTGGGACCGACGGGCGGTACTCACCAAGCCGTTCTGGGCTCCGGGCAAGCGCGGACTGGAGTAG